The Streptomyces sp. HUAS MG91 sequence GGCCGCCCTCACGGTGACCATCCTGCTCATGGGCGGCAGCAGTCTGCTGGTCGGCATCACCCCGACGTACGCGGCCGCAGGCGTCCTCGCGCCGGTCGTTCTGGTGCTGGCCCGGCTGCTCCAAGGCCTCTCCGTGGGCGGGGAGTTCGCCGCGTCGACGACCTTCCTCGTGGAATCGGCGGGCCCCGGCCGGCGCGGGCTGTTCTCGTCCTTCCAGTACGTGTCCACATCGATCGGCCAGTTGATCGCGTCGGGCATCGCCGCGCTGCTGGTGAGCGTTCTCGCAGAGGGGCAGATGGACGGCTGGGGCTGGCGGGTGCCGTTCCTGGCGGGGGCGCTGCTCAGCCTCGTCGGGTTCTGGATCCGGCAGGGCGCGCAGGAGACCCGCACCGAGCGCCACGAGCGGCCCGGCCTGTTCGACGCGCTGCGCCACCACCCGCGCGAGTCGCTCCTGATCTGCGGCATCACGGCGGGCGGCACGCTCGCGTACTACACGTGGACGTCGTACCTGCCGACGTACGCGGAGCTGAACACGGACATCGACAAGTCGCAGGCGCTGCTCGCCGGCACGATCTCGCTGGCGTTCTTCGCGCTGCTGCAGCCGGTGGGCGGGCTGCTCTCCGACCGCTTCGGCCGCAAGCCGCTGCTGCTGTTCTTCGGGCTCGGGTTCGCGCTGCTGAGCGTGCCGTTGCTGCACACGCTGACGGGGTCGTTCGGTTCGCTGCTGCTGACGCAGTGCGCGGGCATGGTGCTGCTCACCGGCTTCACGTCGATCTCGGCGGCGGTGAACGCGGAGGTGTTCCCGGCCCGGGTACGAGCGGCCGGGATCGGGTTCCCCTACTCGCTGACGGTGGCGCTGTTCGGCGGCACGGCACCGTACATGGGCACCTGGTTCAAGGAGATCGGCCACAGCGGCCTGTTCCCCTGGTACGTCGCCGTGCTGTGCCTCGTGTCGTCCGCGGTCTACCTGCGGCTGCCGGAGAGCGCGCACCGGGAACTCGACCGCTAGACCGTGTAGCGACAGTGGATCGTGTGTGGTGTGTGATCCCGGCTCATGTGCCGGGGAGCCGTCACGGACGAGCTCACACTTGTCCGCTCAGGCGAGGTGCTTGCTGAAGAACTCGGTCAGCTTGGCGGCGGCAGGAGTCACGTACTGGTCGCGGTCGTACAGATCGACGTGGGTGGCGCCCTCGACGAGGAACAGCTCGGCGTTGCCGGGGCTGTCGGCGACGGCCTTCTC is a genomic window containing:
- a CDS encoding alpha/beta hydrolase; protein product: MRSADLLDQFDSFAGVAKIAPRPLLMIAGTEAVTRGFSEKAVADSPGNAELFLVEGATHVDLYDRDQYVTPAAAKLTEFFSKHLA
- a CDS encoding MFS transporter, whose protein sequence is MTQTITASTRPAHPLRQLLAASVGNAVEWYDWYAYTFLATYIADQVFPKSADNSLVPLLSTFAVFAVGFFMRPVGGLLMGAVADRRGRRAALTVTILLMGGSSLLVGITPTYAAAGVLAPVVLVLARLLQGLSVGGEFAASTTFLVESAGPGRRGLFSSFQYVSTSIGQLIASGIAALLVSVLAEGQMDGWGWRVPFLAGALLSLVGFWIRQGAQETRTERHERPGLFDALRHHPRESLLICGITAGGTLAYYTWTSYLPTYAELNTDIDKSQALLAGTISLAFFALLQPVGGLLSDRFGRKPLLLFFGLGFALLSVPLLHTLTGSFGSLLLTQCAGMVLLTGFTSISAAVNAEVFPARVRAAGIGFPYSLTVALFGGTAPYMGTWFKEIGHSGLFPWYVAVLCLVSSAVYLRLPESAHRELDR